CTCATTTTGGAAATCTAGTTCCCATTTGGAattatttcaagaattttgCCTAGTGAAAGGAgtacaatatcaacaaatgAGTGTTGAAATTATGCACACAATTGCCTAATTACATTTGACTTGCACTTAagtaggagtaattaattaattaattaaatgtgtaGCTTGCATTATTAAAAAAGACATTATTAGATAATATTGCTAccacaaattttaaacattttcctaaaaaccctaaaaacaagttaatttgttttttttcccaccattttttgctttttcttgAATAAAGTCAACATTTTGATtacaaaaaatcaataaagagAAGAAACAACAAACCCCCAAATCTTGTTTCTTTAAAGTTGGAAATTCTCATAAATTCATCTTGTTAAAGAATAACGTATAAACAACGGGCGGTCCACGGTTTTGGCATTCATAATCAGAAATCAGATTGtgaattacaaataaaattatgatggTGGTGGTGAGATAGTGCATTTGCAACCTATCACCATCATCGTCATCAGCATCCGTTGATTGGGTGCACGGATTTGGAAAGGTGCGATTCCGTTGATCGGCTCAAAATTGGTGTCAAATTTGggttaaaattttgtttttttccggCAACATAGCAAAATCCCGTGgaaattgagattttgtgcTTTCCCATTTGTATGTAAATGGGCTGTTCTCACCTTTTGAGTTCATTTCCTGATGATTGAGTCAATAATTCTTTTGTTTCTGGAATTAATCAAGTTATTAATTTTCtgctattatttttttggaatggGGTTGGAGACGGTTGGATTTTATGTGTTTGCTTATCTGAAATTGTGTGGGACTTTGGGGATTTATGATTCTTGATCACACTGTGTCTAATCAAAATTTGTCGTGCTTGATAACTTTTAGAAAGTTGAAATTGGGcgatttgttttgttgatgTTGTTGAACTAgcaaaaatttgtgatttgaaTTAGGCCAGCTATAGAGTTATACGAAGGAAATTCACAGAGCGTGTTGTGATGGACTTGTGCCACTTGATGTGACACTACAAGAGCTTTTGTTCTTAATGCTTTAATGATTTCATCGTATGTTGTTGCATTTTCTTGCTTGTGAATAATGTTACTGCATTTTGAGGCCTCTTGTTCTTTGTTTATGATGGTTTTTCGTTGCTGAATCTTTTGCTTTTAGCAGCATCAGGGCCAGTATTACCGAATTCAACATTCGTGCGTGGAGAGCAGTAATTGGCAATCACTAAGCTATAATTGTGAAGTGCCCTAAGCCAGAAATTGTTTTTTAGCCCCTTTCACAAAGAACAAGAGGAGAGCAGTAATTGGCAATCACTAAGCTAATTCAACATTCATGCGTGGAGAGCAGTAATTGGCAATCACTAAGCTATAATTGTGAAGTGCCGTAGGCCaggaattattttttagcCCTTTTCATTGGGCTTGGTAAGGAACACACTAATACGTGCATTTGATGACCGAGTGATTTCATGGTGTGAAGCAAAAGATGATGGGTATTAGACTGAACCAGATTCTTTTGGTATGCCTCTTTGCTGTAACATTTAGTCATAGTATAACAGCGGAACTAGATAGTCAGACTTTACAAAGAGTAATAACTGCTCCGCGGAGGAATGCAGAAGGTGGTGGTGTGATAGATGGATCTGGTACGGAGCATATCAATGATGAAACGGGTGGGTGGCAGGACGGAAATGGAAGAGTGTCGGTGTCAACTGTTGCAATTTGCACACTGGCAATGGCTGCAGCTACTGGTTTGGGAGCTCTCCCATTCTTTTTTATGGAACTTGATCCCAAATTGGCTGGAATATGCAACGGAATGGCAGCAGGAGTAATGCTCGCTGCAAGCTTTGACCTTATACAGGAAGGACAGGGCCATGGAAGTGGCAGTTGGGTTGTGTTGGGTATTTTGTCTGGTGGTGTTTTCATCTTGCTCTGCAAGAAGGTAAATCTTTTTTACCGTAATATTAGGTCATCTTTAAGTCAAACTGGCTTTCATGATATGATTCTATGATTTTATGTTGCAAAATTTCTCTATGTTGTTAAATGTGGTGACGTGGTTATCCATGCACACTCATACCTAACAGACTTGTGTTGTTTATTGAAATGATAGAGGATATACATGCTCAACAATAGTCTCTATTTTCATAAcatgaatgaaattaatttaggaaaaattatgataaattgatCCTATCACAAGTGACCCCAGACCCCTTTCCATCACTTAATGAGGTTTGTGCTATGACATCCATGTCAACAGGAGTGTGTCTAGattttgtttattactatatCATTAGCATAATAAAGAACATTATATCCAATGAGAAGGCCTTCATTTGAACTATGTAATAgctaacaaattttattagtgtcctgctctcttttcaattactttaaGAACAATTGAATTTGTCCGTTGCTGTTACTCTGAAATTTTATTGTCCCAAGTAGCTCTAGGAAAAAGGTTTTTTATCTTCTAATCcactttttttgttaattttagaGAAGCTTACTGAAAGTTCATGCCATTATTTGTACTTTGGATTGCTAGGTCTTCTTCCTTTATTAGACTGCTAAAAACTTTctattgtgtgtgtgtgttttttttatctcagtTTCTTGAGCAATATGGTGAAATGAGTATGCTGGACATAAAGGGAGCAGATGCTACTAAAATCATTCTTGTTGTTGGAATCATGACTCTTCATTCTTTTGGGGAGGGATCTGGTGTTGGAGTTTCCTTTGCTGGCTCTAAGGGCTTATCACAAGGGATATTGGTGACGTTGGCTATTGCTGTGCATAATATACCTGAGGGCCTGGCTGTTAGTATGGTTCTTGCGTCAAGAGGAGTGTCTCCACAGAATGCCATGATATGGAGTGTGATTACATCACTACCACAGGTAGTTTCCTAATCGTGGAAATACTATGCATAATTTACTAACCTCTaaatacaaaatgaaatagagGTAAGATTATACAGGGAGGATGTACTTATCTTTTTCATGACATCAATAATCTATTCCATTTGGAACAGGTGGgaaataatcaatatattttggaACACTTATTGTTGATTGTGTGGGGCTGGATCTTATTGGGGTAATGTAAGGGTAAATATCTTTGGCTAGTTTCTGAATTATGACTTTCGACTGCTTGACTTCTCAGATACTATTTGTCAATATTGGAAACCTGTGGCacttaaaattgtttttttttgtgtgtatgGGTGCGCGTGCAGAGaatctttcttattttgtgtGTGCGCTAGGGGGGGTGGTGGAAGAGGTTTTTACAATCTTTGTTTGTAAAGTTGGAGATTAATATCTCATGTAGTTTGTTAATGCAGCCTCTTGTAGCGGTTCCTTCATTCATATGTGCTGATGCATTCAACAAGTTCTTGCCATTTGCTACTGGATTTGCTGCCGGTTGTATGATTTGGATGGTTATGGCTGAGGTCTTGCCAGATGGTTTCAAggtaaatataaaacatatattGAATGCATAAAGGCTAATGAAGTGAAAGTTCTCTTAAGGCCAGAATTGATGTCCTTagtatttccattttcaattACTATGAGTTATGTGTGGCATCAAAAGACGTGCTTGTGAATATCAAATCAAAGTAATTCTTGTCTTTCTGATTGAGTCTTTTCATGGAATATGATTGTGTAGAAAGAGAatgttttttattgaataatgaaatgaaaagcATCCTTCGATGATGTCTCTGTTGATTCTCCATTCTTTTACAATCTGAAATGTTATTCCCTCAAACATGATCAAATCCTATCTGATGACTTTTACTTGTACATGTTAGACAAAAAGGATTGGGGTGATCCCAACATCACTAACTCTTACACTTTAGATGTTTTTTAACACTCCCCTTATTTGCAGGAGTCTTCCCCATCTCAAGTTGCATCAGCAGCTACACTATCTGTGGCATTTATGGAGGCACTCGGTGCTCTGTTTGAGCATTTGAGCCAAAACTATAGGTGAGATACCTTGTTTGTAGCCACATGTTTGATGTAATTTGTGTTAATTTGCATGATGATATGAGTTATTTTCTTCCATCCACTCCAATTGCAATAATTTAGCATCATTCATCTGACTTGTCCATAacattgttatattttttttgcagtCAAGAAGATGCTTCCGGTTTCTTTGTTTCTCTATTATTCGGTCTAGGTCCTTTGCTCGGTGGTGTAGCGCTCGTTGCATTTGCTCTTGCTTTCAGGCTCAGACATGCATTTCTTACCGGCATGGCCTCTGGCATTGCCTTTATCCTCGGTGCCTGGCGACCCTTCCAACTATTTGCGTCTTCTAAGATGGGGCTTCTTCCGCTCCTGTTCCTTCTTGGACTCGGAGCAGCATTCGTCCATGTACCTACATCCATCCTCGCAAATTCTCGACTGCACAGGAAGACTTCAGCAAACACATTATCTTCTGTCACCGGTTTCACTGTAAGTGCGCTCACACTCCAGTCAGTCCTGGCTTGTGCAGCAGTCGCCCTTCACGCTTTCGCTGAGGGGCTCGCGTTAGGTGTAGCTGCACCCAAAGCTTACGGGCTCGGGAGGCACATGGTCCTCCCCGTCTCCCTCCACGGGTTCCCTCGTGGCACAGCTGTGGCTAGTTGCATCTATGGAGCCACAGACAGTTGGCATGCATCCCTCTTATCTGCTGCCCTAATCGGGTTGGCAGGGCCGTTATCTGCCATTGGGGCGATACTTGCCGGGATTGACTACAGCGGGCTGGACCATGTGCTGGTGTTTGCTTGCGGAGGACTGTTTCCATGCTTCGGGAGCACAGTGAGAAGGGCGGTTAAGTTGGATAAATGGAAGAGCATTTTCGGGGTCATCGTTGGCATTGTGTTTGCTAGCGTGTGTCTTACGTGCACGAAGCTCGTGTGTTTGCACACACCGTACTGCAACTCAGCTCCTGAAGCTGTTAAGTGATGGACATGtttatataactaaaaaaggaaaaaagaaacattGTAGAAATGATTTCTGAGTAGTCTGTTCCGCATTCATTTGCTGTGGGTATTTTGTATAGTTAGTGTTATTTacatacaatttttttcatattatggttttgtatatttttcctAGACTTGGAAGTTATAACTGGTAGAAAGTTGAATTCTAACATTGACATGCTGGTAAATCCTCAAATCCATTTTGTGCTAATAgaggtgtttttttttagtaaaaattcCATGGTCCTTCCATATCAAGTTGGCATAGTGAGTTGGTGTACCTCaccaataatttattgataaatggaaataaaaaaaggatttAAATGCCACATCAATTGAACACTAATTCAATAAATCTTTGCATAAAATAGACATCTACTAATCATGTAAATTGGcattatattactactattccTATTAAATATGGAAATTACCATTATAAAATAGCCGTGCAAAAATACTAGGAGtacaatatatatgcatattgacctcttaatatatttttacacataaaaataatcatattatattactTTTCCATATTAAGGAAAAAATTTATGCTATAATAACTCTTTGATAGTAtaccaaattattttatggggaagacttttttttcttgtttgatatttttatttatacgaaaatttacaaaaattaaaaagtgctatccccgtccacaaaaaatagaataagttTACCATTTTAAGTCGTCCATTAAattagaccaattttaaatatgaaaagttttaaacCAAATATTAACCTTACACATTATTCTAAATGTGAacctcacaatccactaacactacttcccCCACTTTTACCCTCCATCagtttcattttatcaattgcGCATTAAAACTAATGTCATTTacaattttgtctattttttttggagagaggtagtataacttatatttttgttagcatactaaatatcaattataaattatactccctccgtccacgaaaattcgtcccggtttgaccgggcacgggttttgagaaatgtaatgaaaagtgagttgaaaaagttagtggattgtgggtcctacttttaaagtattagttttataataaaatgtgagtaggaatgagttagtggaatatgaggtccactaccaaaaatggtaaaagtaaaatgggacaaattttgggggacggacggaaatggaaaactgggacaaattttcgtggacggagggagtaatattttcttattactatataaaaaaataaaaaattttaaaaacaagcaaatcaaaaattcaaaatgaaatattttagtacCCAGTatcatattatttcaaaatagaatGGCTCGATGATCACTGAAAAGTTTAGTCATGtcaaaatagtactatcaaagagtaataatatgatttttatttctttgacatgaaaaataatgtaatataatttacttgtgtaaaatattagtattacatTAAGAGGTcaatgtacatatatattgtactagtagtatattgcACGTCTAATGAACTATTCTatgataataattttcatatagtagtaatataatgCCCCTTTCCATAATTAATAGATGTCAATTTTATGCAAAGATTTATTGAATTGGTGTTCAATTAATGTGGTATTTTAatccttttttatttccatttgtcaATGAGTTATTGGTGAGGTACACCAACTCACTATGCCAATTTAGTATGGAAAGACCATAAAATTTTTACTCGTTTTTTTCCGACACATAATTAAGATAGTACTAAATGTTTGATACGTTAAGTATGaagagagattaaaaaaagtaatgtattaccttttttgttataaataggaataattcaattattttggaatgtatacgactctataaatacggaGCAGATGAGAGTGTTTATTTcctaaaaaaatgtgtcactcGTACATTATTTGGGATAGTTAATTCTACTtaaaaactttgaaaattacaatattcTCAAAAGTAAACTGAATATTATTAATCGCAAATGCACTTGCatagtttggaatttggatgGTAAAAGATTTAATAGATCGTTTGGATCCAATTGTTGTTTCATgaataaatggaaataaagaaagaaaatagtagaagggatgaaaataaaatatgagtagaaaGAGGTATTTTAAGAtggagaaataaaacaaaaataatgaatattagAATGCTGttcatgagaaaaaaaaaaacaattttatttttttatttccacaGTGCAAACACATGGCAGTGTGGCACAGCTTGTGGTTAGCCAAGACCATGTGGCACAGGCATCGTCTTGCACCTCAGCCTTGGCCTGTAGCCGGGAACACACCGGCATTTCACAGGCCTTAGGCGCGCGCT
The nucleotide sequence above comes from Salvia hispanica cultivar TCC Black 2014 chromosome 5, UniMelb_Shisp_WGS_1.0, whole genome shotgun sequence. Encoded proteins:
- the LOC125190455 gene encoding putative zinc transporter At3g08650, translated to MMGIRLNQILLVCLFAVTFSHSITAELDSQTLQRVITAPRRNAEGGGVIDGSGTEHINDETGGWQDGNGRVSVSTVAICTLAMAAATGLGALPFFFMELDPKLAGICNGMAAGVMLAASFDLIQEGQGHGSGSWVVLGILSGGVFILLCKKFLEQYGEMSMLDIKGADATKIILVVGIMTLHSFGEGSGVGVSFAGSKGLSQGILVTLAIAVHNIPEGLAVSMVLASRGVSPQNAMIWSVITSLPQPLVAVPSFICADAFNKFLPFATGFAAGCMIWMVMAEVLPDGFKESSPSQVASAATLSVAFMEALGALFEHLSQNYSQEDASGFFVSLLFGLGPLLGGVALVAFALAFRLRHAFLTGMASGIAFILGAWRPFQLFASSKMGLLPLLFLLGLGAAFVHVPTSILANSRLHRKTSANTLSSVTGFTVSALTLQSVLACAAVALHAFAEGLALGVAAPKAYGLGRHMVLPVSLHGFPRGTAVASCIYGATDSWHASLLSAALIGLAGPLSAIGAILAGIDYSGLDHVLVFACGGLFPCFGSTVRRAVKLDKWKSIFGVIVGIVFASVCLTCTKLVCLHTPYCNSAPEAVK